One stretch of Streptomyces sp. A2-16 DNA includes these proteins:
- a CDS encoding vitamin K epoxide reductase family protein, whose protein sequence is MSKTTVKDVSTEPEPSSARSDAAPRTVGGSRAFALLMVITGAAGLLAAWVITIDKFKILEGKVSGKTFTPSCSLNPIVSCGSVMESKQAAAFGFPNPMLGLVAYGIVICVGMSLLARATFPRWYWLTFNFGTLFGVVFVTWLQFQSLYRINALCLWCSLAWVATITMFWYVTSFNVRNDLLPSPGWLKRFLSEFTWVLPVTHCGIIAMLILTRWGDKLWA, encoded by the coding sequence ATGAGCAAGACCACAGTGAAAGACGTCTCCACGGAGCCCGAGCCCTCGTCGGCGAGGTCCGACGCCGCGCCCCGGACGGTGGGCGGCAGCCGTGCCTTCGCGCTGCTGATGGTGATCACCGGTGCCGCCGGACTGCTCGCCGCTTGGGTCATCACGATCGACAAGTTCAAGATCCTCGAGGGCAAGGTCAGCGGCAAGACGTTCACGCCGAGCTGCTCCCTCAACCCGATCGTCTCCTGCGGCAGCGTGATGGAGAGCAAGCAGGCCGCCGCCTTCGGGTTCCCCAACCCGATGCTGGGCCTGGTCGCCTACGGCATCGTGATCTGCGTCGGCATGAGCCTGCTGGCCCGCGCCACCTTCCCGCGCTGGTACTGGCTCACCTTCAACTTCGGCACGCTCTTCGGCGTGGTCTTCGTCACCTGGCTCCAGTTCCAGTCGCTGTACCGGATCAACGCGCTGTGCCTGTGGTGCTCGCTGGCCTGGGTCGCGACGATCACGATGTTCTGGTACGTGACCTCGTTCAACGTCCGCAACGACCTGCTGCCGTCCCCGGGCTGGCTCAAGCGCTTCCTCTCCGAGTTCACCTGGGTCCTGCCGGTCACGCACTGCGGCATCATCGCGATGCTGATCCTGACCCGCTGGGGCGACAAGCTCTGGGCCTGA
- a CDS encoding ABC transporter ATP-binding protein, with protein MTTHANELAVDVRGLRKRYGGVTAVDGIDLGIRRGEVFGLLGPNGAGKSTTVEILQGNRDRDAGEVSVLGSDPAHATRAWRSRVGIVWQDESAPAELTVAETVRHFARYYPRPRDPEEVIALVGLEARAGSRIKALSGGQRRRLDVALGVIGGPELLLLDEPTTGFDPAARRRFWDLIRKLSVEGTTILLTTHYLEEAEALADRLAVICRGRVVAVDEPAALRERYGTGATVEWTGPDGAPCAEHSDTPTRTVAELMRRFDGEIPGLRVGRPTLEDVYLRLTGQEDAR; from the coding sequence ATGACCACACACGCGAACGAACTCGCGGTGGACGTTCGAGGACTGCGCAAGCGGTACGGCGGCGTGACCGCGGTCGACGGGATCGATCTCGGCATCCGCCGGGGCGAGGTCTTCGGCCTGCTCGGACCCAACGGCGCGGGCAAGAGCACCACGGTGGAGATCCTCCAGGGCAACCGGGACCGGGACGCGGGCGAGGTGTCCGTGCTCGGTTCGGACCCCGCGCACGCCACGCGCGCGTGGCGATCCCGTGTGGGAATCGTCTGGCAGGACGAATCCGCCCCCGCCGAGTTGACGGTCGCGGAGACCGTCCGGCATTTCGCCCGCTACTACCCGCGGCCGCGGGACCCCGAGGAGGTCATCGCACTGGTGGGCCTGGAGGCCAGGGCGGGCAGCCGGATCAAGGCCCTGTCCGGCGGTCAGCGCCGGCGGCTCGACGTGGCGCTCGGCGTGATCGGCGGTCCCGAGCTGCTGCTCCTGGACGAGCCGACGACCGGTTTCGACCCGGCGGCCCGGCGCCGGTTCTGGGACCTGATCCGCAAGCTGTCCGTCGAGGGCACGACCATCCTGCTCACCACGCACTACCTGGAGGAGGCCGAGGCGCTCGCCGACCGGCTGGCCGTGATCTGCCGGGGCAGGGTCGTCGCCGTGGACGAACCGGCCGCGCTCCGGGAGCGGTACGGCACCGGCGCCACCGTCGAGTGGACCGGGCCGGACGGCGCCCCGTGCGCGGAGCACTCGGACACCCCGACCAGGACGGTCGCCGAGCTGATGCGCCGCTTCGACGGCGAGATCCCGGGGCTCCGGGTCGGCCGCCCCACGCTGGAGGACGTCTACCTCCGGCTCACCGGACAGGAGGACGCGCGATGA
- a CDS encoding ABC transporter permease, which produces MTSTAVRSRTDAPATRLPGVWGLGLRRGALEMRQFFRQRDQVVFTFAFPMVLLFLFASIFSDDVEGAGIKASQLYVPAMMAAGIMSTSFQSLGVLIAVERDEKVLRRLRGTPMPPAAYFLGKIWLVLVTGVLETAILLLVGTTLYDVELPSDAGRWFAFAWIFVLGLTACALLGIAISSVPRSGKSASSVVVLPFLVLQFISGVYISIDTIPDWMLNIGALFPLKWMCQGLRGVFLPDSAQVLEQAGGWEFGRTALVLGAWCVGGLLLCLLTFRWKHRRDG; this is translated from the coding sequence ATGACCTCGACCGCCGTACGGTCCCGGACCGATGCCCCCGCGACGCGGCTGCCCGGTGTCTGGGGGCTCGGGCTGCGGCGGGGCGCCCTGGAGATGAGGCAGTTCTTCCGCCAGCGCGACCAGGTGGTGTTCACCTTCGCCTTCCCGATGGTCCTGCTGTTCTTGTTCGCGTCGATCTTCAGCGACGACGTGGAGGGTGCGGGCATCAAGGCCTCGCAGCTGTACGTCCCGGCGATGATGGCCGCGGGCATCATGTCGACGAGCTTCCAGTCGCTGGGTGTCCTGATCGCCGTCGAGCGGGACGAGAAGGTGCTGCGCCGGCTGCGCGGCACGCCGATGCCGCCGGCCGCGTACTTCCTCGGCAAGATCTGGCTGGTTCTGGTCACCGGCGTCCTGGAGACGGCGATCCTGCTGCTCGTCGGAACCACGCTGTACGACGTCGAGCTGCCGTCGGACGCCGGCCGGTGGTTCGCCTTCGCCTGGATCTTCGTGCTCGGGCTCACGGCGTGCGCGCTGCTCGGCATCGCGATCAGCTCGGTGCCCAGGTCCGGCAAGAGCGCGAGCTCCGTGGTCGTCCTGCCCTTCCTGGTCCTGCAGTTCATCTCCGGGGTGTACATCTCGATCGACACGATCCCCGACTGGATGCTGAACATCGGCGCCCTGTTCCCGCTGAAGTGGATGTGCCAGGGGCTGCGCGGGGTGTTCCTGCCGGACTCGGCGCAGGTCCTGGAGCAGGCGGGCGGCTGGGAGTTCGGGCGCACCGCCCTGGTGCTGGGGGCGTGGTGCGTCGGAGGATTGCTGCTGTGTCTGCTGACATTCCGGTGGAAGCACCGGCGCGACGGGTGA
- a CDS encoding sensor histidine kinase, which yields MSADIPVEAPARRVNGPADAGGAYSWDRSFRLWDTYFALIWLATLVFVLGTGHPGWPVRVIAAALLVPLVPLFVRVGRPLLRQDPPDAREALTYLGAMMALFLPSAILVGETRLMTFALVPQCFMTLRMRWALTAVAVINVVPVVGWALVWWPSDQDVFYNGLFAVVTLVFSVAVGSYVVRIIEQSQERAALIAELDSSRHEVARLSAAHGALAERERMAREIHDTLAQGFTSLLMLVQAVEAELDHDVPQARRHLALMDETARLNLAEARALVADGTPADLDGSSLPDALGRLAARHSAKLDVTGPVRPLPAGPEVVALRSCQEALTNCRKHAGSSVTVGIGLAYGDESLTLSVRDDGRGFDPGTVRDGYGLAGLRARAAEAGGTVRVDSVPGGGTTVTVRLPVPPPRSCS from the coding sequence GTGTCTGCTGACATTCCGGTGGAAGCACCGGCGCGACGGGTGAACGGTCCGGCGGACGCCGGGGGCGCGTACTCCTGGGACCGTTCCTTCCGGCTCTGGGACACCTACTTCGCGCTGATCTGGCTGGCCACCCTGGTCTTCGTGCTGGGCACGGGACACCCCGGGTGGCCGGTCCGGGTGATCGCGGCGGCGCTGCTGGTGCCGCTGGTCCCGCTCTTCGTCCGGGTCGGGCGTCCCCTGCTGAGACAGGATCCGCCCGACGCGCGCGAGGCCCTCACCTACCTCGGCGCGATGATGGCGCTGTTCCTGCCGTCGGCGATCCTGGTCGGCGAGACCCGGCTGATGACCTTCGCCCTCGTGCCCCAGTGCTTCATGACCCTGCGGATGCGCTGGGCGCTGACCGCCGTGGCCGTGATCAATGTCGTGCCCGTGGTGGGCTGGGCCCTGGTGTGGTGGCCGAGCGACCAGGACGTCTTCTACAACGGCCTGTTCGCCGTCGTCACCCTGGTCTTCTCGGTGGCCGTCGGCAGCTATGTCGTCCGGATCATCGAGCAGAGCCAGGAACGGGCGGCCCTGATCGCCGAGTTGGACTCGAGCCGGCACGAGGTCGCGCGGCTGTCGGCGGCGCACGGGGCGCTGGCCGAGCGGGAGCGGATGGCCCGGGAGATCCACGACACCCTGGCGCAGGGTTTCACCAGCCTGCTGATGCTGGTCCAGGCCGTCGAGGCCGAGCTCGACCACGATGTGCCGCAGGCCCGCCGTCATCTGGCCCTGATGGACGAGACGGCCCGGCTGAACCTCGCCGAGGCACGGGCCCTGGTGGCCGACGGCACCCCCGCCGATCTGGACGGCTCCTCGCTGCCGGACGCGCTGGGCCGGCTGGCGGCACGCCACTCGGCGAAGCTCGACGTGACCGGTCCGGTCCGTCCGCTGCCCGCGGGACCCGAGGTCGTCGCCCTGCGCTCGTGCCAGGAGGCGCTCACGAACTGCCGTAAGCACGCAGGGAGTTCGGTGACGGTGGGGATCGGCCTCGCCTACGGCGACGAGAGCCTCACCCTGTCCGTACGGGACGACGGCCGGGGCTTCGATCCCGGGACCGTCCGTGACGGCTACGGTCTGGCGGGGCTCCGCGCCCGCGCCGCCGAGGCAGGCGGGACGGTCCGGGTGGACAGCGTGCCCGGCGGCGGCACCACGGTCACCGTCCGTCTGCCCGTACCTCCCCCGAGGAGCTGTTCATGA
- a CDS encoding response regulator transcription factor, with the protein MIRIVLADDHPVVREGLRAMLTAEPDLEVVADASSGPQAEALAAELRPDIVLMDLRMPGGSGVESIVRMTEAGLPCRVIVLTTYETDRDILRAVEAGAAGYLLKDLPRAELAESVRAAARGETVLAPTVAARLVDRLRTRPERPRLSERETAVLRLVAEGCTNAEIGRRLYIGESTVKTHLLRVFAKLGVDDRTAAVTSAMRHGLLDQ; encoded by the coding sequence ATGATCCGGATCGTCCTGGCCGACGACCATCCCGTCGTACGGGAGGGTCTGCGGGCCATGCTGACCGCGGAACCGGACCTGGAGGTGGTCGCCGACGCGTCCAGCGGACCGCAGGCGGAGGCGCTGGCGGCGGAACTGCGACCCGACATCGTGCTGATGGACCTGCGGATGCCGGGTGGCTCGGGCGTCGAGTCGATCGTTCGGATGACGGAGGCCGGCCTGCCCTGCCGGGTGATCGTGCTGACGACGTACGAGACGGACCGGGACATCCTGCGGGCCGTGGAGGCGGGAGCCGCCGGTTATCTCCTCAAGGACCTTCCCCGGGCCGAACTGGCGGAGTCGGTGCGGGCCGCCGCGCGCGGCGAGACGGTCCTGGCCCCGACGGTCGCCGCCCGTCTGGTCGACCGGCTGCGCACCCGGCCGGAACGGCCGCGGCTCTCGGAGCGCGAGACGGCGGTGCTGCGGCTGGTGGCGGAGGGCTGCACGAACGCGGAGATCGGCCGCAGGCTGTACATCGGCGAGTCGACGGTGAAGACCCATCTGCTGCGCGTCTTCGCCAAGTTGGGCGTCGACGACCGGACGGCCGCCGTGACCAGCGCCATGCGGCACGGGCTGCTCGACCAGTGA
- a CDS encoding tetratricopeptide repeat protein, whose protein sequence is MLRSNRAQTLIALGRHAECEAECAAVARAADRVRGPERPRMTAAARNGQIYAVNAQGRHPEAERLAREALDAHRTADRFTLALRLGPARSLNGQARHEEALAEAERAGKLSRRLPEEQRRAETGAVELAMAGALLGLGRDTEARSRAVVAHDACVAAFGPGYCRTAEARALLDRIGGA, encoded by the coding sequence TTGCTGCGCTCGAACCGTGCCCAGACGCTCATCGCGCTCGGCAGGCACGCCGAGTGCGAGGCGGAGTGCGCGGCCGTCGCCCGGGCCGCGGACCGGGTCAGGGGACCGGAGCGGCCGCGCATGACGGCCGCCGCCCGCAACGGACAGATCTACGCCGTCAACGCGCAGGGCCGCCACCCGGAGGCCGAGCGGCTCGCCCGTGAGGCCCTCGACGCCCACCGCACCGCGGACCGGTTCACCCTGGCCCTGCGGCTGGGACCGGCGCGCAGCCTGAACGGCCAGGCCCGTCACGAGGAGGCGCTCGCCGAGGCGGAGCGTGCCGGCAAGCTGAGCCGGCGCCTGCCCGAGGAGCAGCGCCGCGCGGAGACCGGCGCCGTCGAACTGGCCATGGCGGGCGCCCTCCTGGGGCTGGGCCGTGACACGGAGGCCCGTTCCCGGGCCGTGGTCGCCCACGACGCCTGCGTGGCCGCCTTCGGTCCCGGGTACTGCCGCACCGCCGAGGCCCGCGCGCTGCTCGACCGCATCGGCGGCGCCTGA
- the hisS gene encoding histidine--tRNA ligase codes for MSTFQAPKGTYDLLPPDSAKYLAVREAIAAPLRNSGYGYIETPGFESVELFARGVGESTDIVTKEMYAFETKGGTKLALRPEGTASVLRAALEANLHKAGNLPVKLWYSGSYYRYERPQKGRYRHFSQVGAEAIGAEDPALDAELIILADQAYRSLGLRNFRILLNSLGDKECRPVYRAALQDFLRGLDLDEDTLRRADINPLRVLDDKRESVQKQLGDAPLLRDYLCDACKAYHEEVRELITAAGVTFEDDPKLVRGLDYYTRTTFEFVHDGLGSQSAVGGGGRYDGLSEMIGGPALPSVGWALGVDRTVLALEAEGVELELPSTTSVFAVPLGEEARRILFTKVTELRKVGIAADFSYGSKGLKGAMKNANRSGARYTIVAGERDLAEGVVQLKDMQSGEQSAIGVNEIVAELESRLG; via the coding sequence GTGAGCACCTTTCAGGCCCCCAAGGGCACGTACGACCTGCTGCCCCCCGACTCGGCCAAGTACCTCGCCGTCCGTGAGGCGATCGCCGCTCCGCTGCGCAACTCCGGCTACGGCTACATCGAGACGCCCGGTTTCGAGAGCGTCGAGCTGTTCGCGCGCGGGGTCGGCGAGTCCACCGACATCGTGACCAAGGAGATGTACGCCTTCGAGACCAAGGGCGGCACCAAGCTCGCCCTGCGCCCCGAGGGCACCGCCTCCGTGCTGCGCGCGGCACTGGAGGCCAACCTGCACAAGGCCGGCAACCTGCCGGTCAAGCTCTGGTACTCCGGCTCGTACTACCGCTACGAGCGCCCCCAGAAGGGCCGTTACCGCCACTTCTCCCAGGTCGGCGCCGAGGCGATCGGCGCGGAGGACCCGGCTCTCGACGCGGAGCTGATCATCCTGGCCGACCAGGCGTACCGCTCGCTGGGCCTCAGGAACTTCCGCATCCTGCTCAACAGCCTGGGCGACAAGGAGTGCCGGCCGGTGTACCGGGCCGCCCTCCAGGACTTCCTGCGCGGCCTCGACCTCGACGAGGACACCCTGCGCCGGGCCGACATCAACCCGCTGCGCGTCCTCGACGACAAGCGCGAGTCGGTGCAGAAGCAGCTCGGGGACGCGCCGCTGCTGCGCGACTACCTGTGTGACGCCTGCAAGGCGTACCACGAGGAGGTCCGTGAGCTGATCACCGCGGCGGGCGTGACCTTCGAGGACGACCCGAAGCTGGTGCGCGGCCTCGACTACTACACCCGTACGACCTTCGAGTTCGTCCACGACGGTCTGGGCTCCCAGTCCGCGGTGGGCGGCGGCGGCCGCTACGACGGTCTCTCCGAGATGATCGGCGGCCCCGCGCTGCCGTCCGTCGGCTGGGCGCTCGGCGTCGACCGCACGGTCCTCGCCCTGGAGGCGGAGGGCGTCGAGCTCGAACTCCCCTCCACGACCAGTGTGTTCGCGGTCCCGTTGGGGGAGGAGGCCCGCCGGATCCTGTTCACCAAGGTCACCGAGCTGCGCAAGGTGGGCATCGCGGCGGACTTCTCCTACGGGTCCAAGGGCCTCAAGGGCGCCATGAAGAACGCCAACCGCAGCGGCGCCCGCTACACGATCGTGGCCGGTGAACGCGACCTCGCCGAGGGCGTCGTACAGCTCAAGGACATGCAGTCCGGCGAGCAGTCGGCGATCGGGGTCAACGAGATCGTGGCGGAGCTGGAGTCGCGGCTCGGTTAG
- a CDS encoding MBL fold metallo-hydrolase: MLIAGFPAGAWGTNCYLVAPAAGEECVIIDPGHQAAEGVEEALRKHRLKPVAVVLTHGHIDHVASVVPVCGAHDVPAWIHPEDRYMMTDPSMGLGRSIGMPLMGEITVGEPDDVRVLTDGTKLELAGLELSVAHAPGHTKGSVTFRMPETAEIPSVFFSGDLLFAGSIGRTDLPGGDMAEMLDSLARVCLPLDDSTVVLSGHGPQTTIGQERATNPYLRDVAAGQGEGSHTSPRRGM, translated from the coding sequence GTGCTCATTGCCGGGTTCCCCGCCGGGGCCTGGGGGACGAACTGTTATCTCGTCGCCCCCGCCGCCGGTGAGGAGTGCGTGATCATCGACCCGGGCCACCAGGCCGCCGAAGGAGTCGAAGAGGCGCTCAGGAAGCATCGGCTCAAGCCCGTCGCCGTCGTCCTCACCCACGGCCACATCGATCATGTGGCCTCGGTCGTCCCGGTGTGCGGCGCGCACGACGTGCCCGCCTGGATCCACCCCGAGGACCGGTACATGATGACCGACCCCTCGATGGGTCTCGGGCGCTCGATCGGCATGCCGCTGATGGGCGAGATCACCGTGGGCGAGCCGGACGACGTCAGGGTGCTGACCGACGGCACGAAGCTGGAGCTGGCGGGCCTGGAGCTGTCCGTCGCGCACGCGCCGGGCCATACCAAGGGGTCGGTGACCTTCCGGATGCCCGAGACCGCGGAGATCCCCTCCGTGTTCTTCTCCGGGGATCTGCTCTTCGCCGGCTCCATCGGACGCACCGACCTGCCCGGCGGTGACATGGCCGAGATGCTCGACTCGCTGGCCCGTGTGTGCCTGCCGCTCGACGACTCGACCGTGGTGCTGTCCGGCCACGGCCCCCAGACGACCATCGGCCAGGAGCGCGCCACCAACCCGTATCTGCGGGACGTGGCCGCCGGCCAGGGAGAGGGTTCGCACACCTCTCCCCGACGAGGAATGTGA
- a CDS encoding peptidylprolyl isomerase: MVTQEQRKRQLAREKFLRQQQRRTAARRKARVRNSVIASVLGVILVGSLALYTSGVMKDDDKANASAEATPSAEATKKAPDPCAKPAAGKVKTETWKKEPAMSIDKSAKYTLDLATTCGKIDIALKASAAPHTVNSFDFLAGKGFFDHTKCHRLTTNGIYVLQCGDPTGSGSGGPGYTIPDENLKDKSLKSNVYPAGTVAMANTGQAHTGGSQFFLVYQDSQLPPSYTPFGTISESGMKVLKKIAAAGESTGAGDGAPNATVVINKATVTKS; this comes from the coding sequence GTGGTCACCCAGGAACAGCGGAAGCGGCAGCTCGCGCGGGAGAAGTTCTTGCGGCAGCAGCAGCGGCGCACGGCCGCGCGCCGCAAGGCCCGTGTACGCAACTCTGTGATCGCATCGGTGCTCGGCGTGATCCTGGTGGGCAGCCTGGCGCTCTACACGTCCGGGGTCATGAAGGACGACGACAAGGCCAACGCGAGCGCGGAGGCCACCCCGAGCGCCGAGGCGACCAAGAAGGCGCCGGACCCGTGCGCGAAGCCCGCCGCCGGCAAGGTCAAGACGGAGACCTGGAAGAAGGAGCCGGCGATGTCCATCGACAAGTCGGCCAAGTACACCCTGGACCTCGCGACGACGTGCGGCAAGATCGACATCGCGCTGAAGGCGTCGGCGGCCCCGCACACCGTGAACTCGTTCGACTTCCTCGCGGGCAAGGGCTTCTTCGACCACACCAAGTGCCACCGGCTCACCACCAACGGCATCTACGTCCTGCAGTGCGGCGACCCGACGGGCTCCGGCAGCGGCGGACCGGGCTACACCATCCCGGACGAGAACCTGAAGGACAAGAGCCTCAAGAGCAACGTCTACCCGGCGGGCACCGTCGCGATGGCGAACACCGGTCAGGCGCACACCGGCGGCAGCCAGTTCTTCCTCGTCTACCAGGACAGCCAGCTCCCCCCGAGCTACACCCCGTTCGGCACCATCTCGGAATCCGGTATGAAGGTGCTGAAGAAGATCGCCGCGGCCGGTGAGAGCACCGGAGCGGGCGACGGCGCGCCGAACGCGACCGTCGTGATCAACAAGGCAACCGTCACCAAATCCTGA
- a CDS encoding DUF349 domain-containing protein — MSSDPWGRVDETGTVYVRTADGEQVVGSWQAGSPEEALAYFERKYEGLVVEIGLLEKRVKTTDLSAKDAQAAIDHIREQVDAHHAVGDLDALKVRLDKLVETVDKRREERKQQRAKQSDEARHAKEALVVEAEELAQSDQWRAAGERLRALVDTWKGLPRLDRKSDDELWHRFSHARSAFSKRRKAHFASLDAQREEARKTKERLVGEAEALSGSTDWGPTAARYRELMAEWKAAGRAQREHEDDLWNRFRGAQDVFFAARSSVFAERDAEQTENLKLKEELAEEAEKLLPIGDLKSARAAFRTINERWEAIGHVPRDARPKVEGRMHTVERALQEAEETEWRRTNPEARARAAGLTGQLQAAVDKLKGQIEQARAQGNNARADKLERELEGRQALLDQALKGLQEFGG, encoded by the coding sequence GTGAGCAGCGACCCGTGGGGCCGCGTCGACGAGACGGGGACCGTGTACGTGCGTACGGCCGACGGCGAGCAGGTCGTCGGTTCCTGGCAGGCCGGCTCCCCCGAGGAAGCCCTGGCCTACTTCGAGCGCAAGTACGAGGGCCTGGTTGTCGAGATCGGCCTCCTCGAGAAGCGAGTGAAGACCACCGACCTGTCGGCGAAGGACGCTCAGGCAGCCATCGACCACATCCGCGAGCAGGTCGACGCGCATCACGCGGTCGGCGACCTGGACGCGCTCAAGGTGCGGTTGGACAAGCTCGTGGAGACCGTCGACAAGCGCCGCGAGGAGCGCAAGCAGCAGCGCGCGAAGCAGTCCGACGAGGCCCGGCACGCCAAGGAGGCGCTGGTCGTCGAGGCGGAGGAGCTGGCCCAGTCCGACCAGTGGCGGGCCGCCGGTGAGCGGCTGCGCGCCCTGGTGGACACCTGGAAGGGTCTGCCGCGCCTGGACCGCAAGTCGGACGACGAGCTGTGGCACCGCTTCTCGCACGCCCGCTCGGCGTTCTCCAAGCGCCGCAAGGCCCACTTCGCGTCGCTGGACGCGCAGCGCGAGGAGGCCCGCAAGACCAAGGAGCGGCTGGTCGGCGAGGCCGAGGCGCTGTCCGGGTCGACGGACTGGGGTCCCACGGCCGCGCGCTACCGCGAGCTGATGGCGGAGTGGAAGGCCGCGGGCCGCGCCCAGCGCGAGCACGAGGACGACCTGTGGAACCGCTTCCGCGGCGCCCAGGACGTGTTCTTCGCGGCCCGCAGCTCGGTCTTCGCCGAGCGCGACGCCGAGCAGACCGAGAACCTCAAGCTGAAGGAGGAGCTGGCCGAGGAGGCCGAGAAGCTCCTTCCGATCGGCGACCTGAAGAGCGCCCGTGCCGCGTTCCGCACGATCAACGAGCGCTGGGAGGCCATCGGTCACGTCCCGCGGGACGCCCGGCCGAAGGTCGAGGGCCGGATGCACACCGTCGAGCGCGCCCTCCAGGAGGCCGAGGAGACCGAGTGGCGCCGGACGAACCCGGAGGCACGCGCGCGTGCCGCGGGTCTGACCGGCCAGCTCCAGGCCGCCGTGGACAAGCTCAAGGGCCAGATCGAGCAGGCCCGCGCCCAGGGCAACAACGCCAGGGCCGACAAGCTGGAGCGCGAGCTGGAGGGGCGCCAGGCGCTCCTGGACCAGGCCTTGAAGGGCCTGCAGGAGTTCGGCGGCTGA